One window of the Runella slithyformis DSM 19594 genome contains the following:
- a CDS encoding OmpP1/FadL family transporter, whose protein sequence is MRIHHLFVGIIVGMTATHVYSQSRLYSNAASQLSQITQNGTARFQGVGGNHAALGADASNIFGNPAGIAFFNRSEISLSPTVYSINNKADYIGNTTTDQKVNPNLSQFSLILAGNPQSYNREWRRTSFGISYSRQVNANTQFSYGGTNNRSSIIDDIAELANGVSVTTLENDYNKGRPFSIESAFYNLYQIDALSANGPYRRPIPLSRSSFQQNGSIELSGGSSQWTFAYAGNYADKLYLGVSGGFSRHTYVRQQNYAERFVNGGAFRGLDYREDININGTGVFLSAGVIYKANDFLQLGASLHSPTWSNMQMTYEEELGVDVNNNRVPIFDSNGNPVTNGQGQQAFDQLPTNRVTIEPYDFQYSMRTPLRATGGATFFFGKKGFITATAEYVGYKGMGISTSDDNQFRSNNRRLIQSGYNNVVNLRAGGEARLNTFRVRAGVGYMPNIYSQNYNVEGKLNRAKISFSGGLGYRNERFYFDLAGTYLMTKDAFAPYQLNDPNNYFSAQLNVSSINVVSTIGLFF, encoded by the coding sequence ATGAGAATACATCACCTGTTTGTGGGGATCATCGTCGGAATGACGGCCACCCACGTTTATTCGCAAAGCCGCCTTTATTCAAATGCCGCTTCTCAGCTTTCACAAATTACCCAAAATGGAACTGCCCGTTTTCAGGGCGTGGGCGGGAATCACGCCGCTCTGGGTGCAGACGCCAGCAATATTTTCGGCAATCCGGCGGGAATCGCTTTTTTTAACCGCTCAGAGATCAGCCTCAGCCCTACTGTGTATTCTATCAATAATAAAGCAGATTACATCGGCAATACCACCACAGACCAAAAGGTAAACCCGAATTTATCCCAATTTTCATTGATATTGGCGGGTAATCCTCAAAGCTATAACCGTGAATGGCGGCGTACTTCTTTCGGCATCAGTTATTCACGGCAGGTGAATGCCAACACGCAATTTTCGTACGGCGGCACCAATAACCGCAGTTCAATAATTGACGATATTGCAGAACTGGCCAACGGAGTTTCGGTGACAACCCTTGAAAATGATTATAACAAAGGCCGTCCTTTTTCCATTGAATCAGCCTTCTATAATCTATATCAAATAGACGCACTGTCGGCCAACGGCCCTTATCGCCGTCCCATTCCGTTATCACGGTCGTCGTTTCAGCAAAACGGCAGCATAGAGTTATCGGGAGGCTCTTCCCAATGGACATTTGCGTACGCCGGCAACTACGCTGATAAGTTGTACCTTGGGGTATCGGGTGGCTTTTCGCGCCATACGTATGTTCGTCAGCAAAATTATGCCGAACGCTTTGTCAACGGTGGTGCCTTTCGCGGCTTGGATTACCGTGAAGATATCAACATCAACGGGACCGGTGTTTTTCTTTCGGCGGGCGTTATTTATAAAGCAAATGATTTTTTACAGTTAGGTGCCTCGCTGCATAGCCCCACCTGGAGTAATATGCAAATGACCTATGAAGAAGAATTGGGAGTCGATGTTAACAACAACAGAGTTCCTATTTTTGATTCCAACGGCAATCCGGTCACCAATGGACAGGGACAACAGGCCTTTGACCAATTACCTACCAACCGGGTCACTATTGAGCCCTATGACTTTCAGTACAGCATGCGCACGCCATTACGTGCCACGGGTGGGGCTACCTTTTTCTTTGGTAAAAAAGGTTTTATTACCGCTACTGCAGAATATGTAGGATACAAGGGTATGGGCATCAGCACTTCCGACGATAACCAATTTCGCAGCAACAACCGCCGTTTGATTCAATCAGGCTACAATAATGTAGTAAACCTTCGCGCAGGCGGTGAAGCACGTTTAAATACCTTCAGAGTACGGGCCGGGGTAGGGTATATGCCGAATATTTATAGCCAGAATTACAACGTAGAAGGCAAATTAAACCGCGCAAAAATTTCTTTTTCGGGCGGCTTGGGCTATCGTAATGAGCGTTTCTACTTTGATTTGGCGGGTACCTATTTAATGACTAAGGATGCCTTTGCCCCTTATCAGCTCAACGACCCCAATAATTATTTCTCAGCCCAATTGAATGTAAGCAGCATCAATGTCGTGAGCACCATTGGTTTGTTTTTCTAA
- a CDS encoding FKBP-type peptidyl-prolyl cis-trans isomerase gives MSVAKSGDTVKVHYKGTLTDGTVFDSSEGREPLEFELGSGMVIPGFDNGIQGMNIGDKKTIEIPVEEAYGPSQDELVLPFNRSDLPDDIPFEVGMQLNMHQDGNPQPVPVTVVEVTDSQILVDANHPLAGQALIFEVELVGLK, from the coding sequence ATGAGTGTAGCAAAATCAGGAGATACCGTAAAGGTACATTACAAAGGAACCTTGACCGACGGTACTGTTTTTGATTCGTCGGAAGGACGTGAGCCATTGGAGTTTGAACTCGGCTCAGGAATGGTGATTCCGGGCTTCGACAACGGAATTCAGGGAATGAATATTGGTGATAAAAAAACGATCGAAATTCCGGTAGAAGAAGCCTACGGGCCTTCGCAGGACGAATTGGTTTTGCCATTTAACCGTTCCGATTTGCCCGACGATATCCCGTTTGAAGTAGGTATGCAATTGAATATGCATCAGGACGGCAATCCACAACCGGTACCGGTAACGGTTGTAGAGGTAACGGATTCACAGATTTTGGTTGATGCCAACCACCCATTGGCAGGTCAGGCATTGATCTTTGAAGTAGAGCTGGTTGGCTTGAAATAG
- a CDS encoding NADH-quinone oxidoreductase subunit A — MVSEFGTILLFIFAAIGLIISMLVLAKLLRPHKPNEEKLTTYESGEDPVGNANVQFNVRFYVVALVFLLFEVELVFLFPWAVVFGQATYIQQTDGLWGWFSLVEMLIFVGILVLGLAYAWGKGYLDWVRPQPKVPIFESKVPADLYQKVNEKYGR; from the coding sequence ATGGTCTCAGAATTCGGCACAATTCTCCTGTTTATATTTGCCGCTATCGGTCTCATCATTTCCATGTTAGTGCTGGCTAAACTGTTACGCCCGCATAAACCCAACGAAGAAAAACTCACTACCTACGAATCCGGTGAAGATCCGGTAGGCAATGCGAATGTTCAATTCAATGTCCGTTTTTACGTAGTCGCGTTGGTCTTTCTTTTATTTGAAGTCGAACTTGTTTTCTTATTTCCGTGGGCAGTTGTTTTTGGTCAGGCTACGTACATCCAACAAACGGACGGCCTGTGGGGCTGGTTCTCACTGGTGGAAATGCTGATCTTTGTAGGAATTCTCGTACTGGGTCTTGCGTATGCCTGGGGAAAAGGCTACCTGGATTGGGTACGACCACAGCCCAAAGTACCGATATTCGAGAGTAAGGTCCCCGCAGATCTTTACCAAAAAGTCAATGAAAAGTACGGTCGATAA
- a CDS encoding GWxTD domain-containing protein, protein MNRISLILFFLLSISLLSEAQLSPKNKKRKGDAQAAASASGLDDVTILGIKSKFLSRDTNSVSIYMRVDLSKPNNVPVRWKDFTGKFTLNYVLYPDFASRERLGYGNVPLNEQSVIQLSSTKFMIRYDVKRPVNHPTVVMLAEISEIGTTKKVLNDLALRFNAPKLSDRFSLFERTGQVLLHQNYINVNDTLLIKDVNKTVKPLYVMRYRHDFDAAVSPMNTNPRSAPRTLDIDTVFTINTSTLLSFKEEGLYYMTEDTTDATGIGLVVANKRFPKMTRPAELTKPVMYMSQNQEINDLLGTKDPKKTLDRYWLTLMNGNTDMAKRTISVFYNRVEEANRLFTSYKEGWKTDKGMIFIIMGPPDRVQRSKDREVWVYAQRANFSEINFTFNRRPNQFVEDHYELQRYVEYQPIWYPMVEAWRTGAVRE, encoded by the coding sequence ATGAATCGCATTAGTCTGATTTTATTTTTTTTGCTTTCGATCAGCCTATTGAGCGAAGCGCAATTATCTCCTAAAAATAAAAAACGTAAAGGAGATGCACAGGCTGCTGCTTCAGCTTCCGGACTGGATGATGTCACCATTTTGGGGATCAAAAGCAAGTTTTTGAGCAGAGATACCAATTCAGTATCTATTTATATGCGGGTTGATTTGAGCAAACCGAATAATGTGCCTGTGCGATGGAAAGATTTTACAGGTAAGTTTACCCTTAACTATGTGCTCTACCCTGATTTTGCTTCCCGCGAACGATTGGGATACGGGAATGTTCCATTGAATGAGCAAAGTGTTATTCAGTTGAGTTCTACAAAATTTATGATCCGGTATGATGTAAAAAGACCGGTCAATCATCCAACTGTTGTGATGTTAGCGGAAATTTCAGAAATTGGAACCACTAAAAAAGTACTGAATGATCTGGCTCTTCGTTTCAACGCTCCAAAACTGAGCGATCGTTTCAGCTTATTTGAACGTACCGGCCAAGTATTGCTGCATCAAAATTACATCAATGTAAACGATACATTACTCATAAAAGACGTTAACAAAACCGTAAAACCCCTCTATGTGATGCGTTACAGGCATGACTTTGATGCGGCAGTCTCTCCGATGAATACCAATCCCCGCAGTGCCCCCCGTACATTGGACATTGATACTGTTTTTACCATCAATACAAGTACGCTGCTTTCGTTTAAAGAAGAGGGGCTCTATTACATGACGGAGGACACAACCGATGCGACCGGGATCGGCTTGGTAGTAGCCAATAAACGTTTTCCTAAAATGACCCGTCCGGCTGAACTGACGAAACCGGTGATGTATATGAGTCAAAATCAGGAAATAAATGACCTGTTGGGGACCAAAGACCCTAAAAAAACCCTTGACCGTTATTGGCTTACGCTGATGAATGGCAATACGGATATGGCTAAGCGCACTATCAGCGTTTTTTATAATCGGGTAGAGGAGGCCAACCGCCTTTTTACCAGTTATAAAGAAGGTTGGAAAACGGATAAAGGAATGATTTTTATTATAATGGGACCTCCGGACCGGGTGCAGCGCAGCAAAGACCGGGAGGTGTGGGTATATGCTCAGCGGGCCAATTTTTCAGAGATCAACTTTACATTCAATCGTCGGCCCAATCAATTTGTGGAAGACCATTACGAGCTTCAGCGTTATGTTGAATACCAGCCTATCTGGTATCCCATGGTGGAAGCGTGGCGTACCGGTGCCGTAAGAGAATAA
- the proS gene encoding proline--tRNA ligase, with amino-acid sequence MANAIPSRSENYSEWYNELVKRADLAENSAVRGCMVIKPYGFSIWEKMQRALDDMFKETGHMNAYFPLFIPKSFLSKEASHVEGFAKECAVVTHYRLKNAPDGSGVIVDPDAKLDEELIVRPTSETVIWSTYKNWIQSYRDLPLLINQWANVVRWEMRTRLFLRTTEFLWQEGHTAHATSDEAMAETRQMLEVYARFAEEWAAIPVIKGYKTANERFAGAEETLCIEAMMQDGKALQAGTSHYLGQNFAKAFDVKFQSKAGTLEYVWGTSWGVSTRLMGALVMAHSDDSGLVLPPKLAPIQVVIIPIYRSEEQLAQIFEKVKEISAGLRKKGISVKFDDSDANKPGWKFAEYELRGVPVRLAMGARDLENGTVEVARRDTKEKMTVQLEGIVDRIEALLEDIQRNIYDKALAFRTANTHRVDDYAEFKQVLDEKGGFILAHWDGTPETEERIKEETKATIRCIPYNAPEEEGKCILTGRPSTKRVLFARAY; translated from the coding sequence ATGGCAAACGCGATACCCAGCCGTAGTGAAAATTACTCAGAATGGTACAATGAATTGGTAAAGAGGGCCGATTTGGCCGAAAATTCAGCCGTAAGGGGATGTATGGTGATCAAACCATATGGCTTTTCTATTTGGGAAAAAATGCAGCGGGCATTGGATGACATGTTTAAAGAAACCGGTCACATGAATGCCTATTTTCCGTTATTCATCCCCAAATCTTTTTTAAGCAAAGAAGCGAGCCATGTGGAAGGGTTTGCTAAAGAGTGCGCTGTAGTGACGCACTACAGACTGAAAAACGCGCCCGATGGCAGCGGTGTTATTGTAGATCCGGATGCCAAATTGGATGAGGAGCTGATCGTACGCCCTACTTCTGAAACGGTCATTTGGAGTACCTATAAAAATTGGATTCAATCCTATCGTGATTTGCCATTGTTGATCAATCAATGGGCCAACGTGGTTCGTTGGGAAATGCGCACCCGACTGTTTCTCCGTACTACGGAATTTTTGTGGCAGGAAGGGCATACCGCCCATGCCACTTCCGATGAAGCCATGGCCGAAACGCGTCAAATGCTGGAGGTATACGCGCGTTTTGCGGAAGAATGGGCCGCCATTCCCGTTATCAAAGGCTATAAAACCGCCAATGAGCGTTTTGCAGGGGCGGAAGAAACCCTGTGTATTGAGGCCATGATGCAGGATGGAAAAGCTTTGCAGGCAGGAACATCGCACTATTTGGGACAAAACTTTGCCAAAGCATTTGATGTAAAATTCCAAAGCAAAGCCGGAACTCTTGAATATGTTTGGGGCACTTCCTGGGGGGTAAGCACCCGCCTGATGGGAGCACTGGTGATGGCACACTCTGATGATTCGGGGTTGGTATTACCGCCCAAATTGGCACCGATTCAGGTAGTGATCATTCCTATTTATCGCAGTGAAGAGCAGCTGGCACAGATTTTTGAGAAGGTAAAAGAAATCTCAGCCGGTCTGCGAAAAAAAGGCATCAGCGTTAAATTTGACGATTCTGATGCCAATAAGCCCGGTTGGAAATTTGCCGAGTATGAGTTGAGAGGTGTCCCCGTGCGGTTAGCTATGGGTGCACGTGACCTTGAAAACGGTACGGTGGAAGTGGCCCGTCGGGATACCAAAGAAAAAATGACGGTGCAACTCGAAGGAATCGTAGACCGTATTGAGGCTTTGTTGGAAGACATTCAACGGAATATTTACGATAAAGCACTGGCATTCCGTACGGCCAATACCCACCGCGTAGACGATTATGCGGAGTTCAAACAGGTGTTGGACGAAAAAGGAGGTTTCATTTTAGCTCACTGGGATGGAACACCCGAAACTGAAGAGCGCATCAAAGAAGAAACAAAAGCAACGATCCGTTGTATTCCATACAATGCTCCCGAAGAAGAAGGTAAATGTATTCTGACGGGGCGCCCCTCAACAAAGCGTGTGCTGTTTGCGCGGGCGTATTAG